The genomic region GGAGGGGACGGTGGTTCCCCTGTCCGGCCTGAGCCCCAGTCGGCGCGAGAGGCGCCTGCTCGATGAAGGAGTCCCGTTTCTGACCCTGGTGCGGGTCCCCGGTCACATCATGCTGTACATCGGAGAGCACGAAGACCGGGCCGCCCTGCTGCACACCCTGTGGGGGGTGCGCACACGAAACCTCTGGAACCGTGAAGGTCGCTGGATCGTCGGCAAGACCGCCATTACCACCTTGGAACCCGGCCTGGAGCAGGCCAGCCTCTCCCTCGGGGTGAGCAGCCTGCGCCGCCGCGTCGAAAGCATGAACCTCCTGCTGTCCCCCGGGCGGCCATGACCGCAAAGGCGCTTTTTGAAAAGACCTACCGCATCCGGGCCTATGAAGTCGATTTCCGCGACCAGGCCCAGCCTCTCACCCTGCTCAACTTCCTC from Desulfuromonas sp. harbors:
- a CDS encoding NlpC/P60 family protein, which gives rise to GTLLPLTGDGSHEVFLAVADENRRALLAKALLPPDSGETFPLPLTPLRLASLAGNMVGQAYGWGESFADRDCSATVRDLFAPFGLWLPRNSSKQAMEGTVVPLSGLSPSRRERRLLDEGVPFLTLVRVPGHIMLYIGEHEDRAALLHTLWGVRTRNLWNREGRWIVGKTAITTLEPGLEQASLSLGVSSLRRRVESMNLLLSPGRP